The Parvibaculaceae bacterium PLY_AMNH_Bact1 genome window below encodes:
- a CDS encoding helix-turn-helix domain-containing protein (Derived by automated computational analysis using gene prediction method: Protein Homology. GO_function: GO:0003677 - DNA binding [Evidence IEA]; GO_process: GO:0006355 - regulation of DNA-templated transcription [Evidence IEA]), which produces MKMVSDAGMEVRSGGSAVGDANPCADCDVRSRAICAALDNSELAELASVNRDKSLETGECLFFEGDASEAYYVVIDGSLKLYKLLADGRRQVTGFLFKGDFLGLTFAEEHSVTAEALEGVKLCQMPRSNFEMLVSDSQPLGRKLLQVASRGIASAQEQMLLLGRKTAQERLASFLLWLSARAEDRGDSPTKLYVPMSRTDMGDYLGLTVETVSRTVTKLKIAGVIHLADKGIIEIKDLDRLEDIAAG; this is translated from the coding sequence ATGAAAATGGTCTCTGATGCGGGAATGGAAGTGCGTTCTGGCGGCAGTGCTGTTGGTGATGCGAACCCTTGTGCTGATTGTGACGTGAGATCACGGGCGATATGTGCAGCGTTGGACAATTCTGAATTGGCTGAGCTTGCCAGTGTCAATCGGGACAAGTCTCTGGAAACCGGCGAATGCCTGTTCTTTGAAGGCGACGCGAGTGAGGCTTACTATGTTGTCATCGACGGCTCGCTGAAACTTTACAAACTGCTTGCCGACGGACGTCGGCAGGTGACAGGCTTTTTGTTCAAAGGGGATTTTCTGGGCCTCACGTTTGCTGAAGAGCACTCGGTAACTGCGGAAGCCCTAGAGGGTGTCAAACTCTGCCAGATGCCGCGTAGCAATTTTGAGATGTTGGTGAGTGACTCACAGCCGCTGGGCCGCAAGCTTCTTCAAGTTGCAAGTCGTGGTATTGCCTCAGCGCAGGAACAAATGCTCCTTCTGGGTCGAAAGACGGCACAGGAGCGACTTGCTTCATTCCTGCTTTGGCTCAGCGCACGTGCTGAAGACCGCGGTGACAGTCCCACCAAGCTTTATGTCCCGATGAGCCGAACGGATATGGGCGACTATCTTGGGCTCACTGTCGAGACTGTCAGTCGAACGGTCACGAAGCTGAAGATTGCAGGCGTGATTCATCTGGCAGATAAAGGGATCATTGAGATCAAGGATCTCGACCGCCTGGAAGATATTGCTGCTGGATAG
- a CDS encoding YdbL family protein (Derived by automated computational analysis using gene prediction method: Protein Homology.) yields MRKSVSKFRMLVALIGMAFAVTLFSPAAFADALDDAKAAGIVGEKRDGYLGIVSGGADAATQRLVQDINLKRRDRYREIAQATPGSTLADVEALAGAKIIGQTPAGQYVQNASGAWVRK; encoded by the coding sequence ATGAGAAAATCTGTTTCTAAATTTCGCATGCTGGTGGCCCTCATTGGAATGGCCTTTGCTGTGACCTTGTTTTCGCCAGCGGCATTTGCTGACGCGTTGGACGATGCTAAGGCTGCTGGAATTGTCGGCGAAAAGCGTGATGGCTATCTGGGCATCGTGTCCGGCGGGGCGGATGCAGCCACTCAGCGGCTTGTGCAAGACATCAACCTGAAACGCCGGGATAGGTACCGAGAAATTGCCCAGGCGACGCCAGGTTCAACGCTGGCGGATGTTGAGGCTCTGGCGGGTGCCAAGATAATTGGGCAAACCCCGGCTGGACAATATGTTCAAAATGCCTCAGGCGCCTGGGTGCGGAAATAG
- a CDS encoding YnbE family lipoprotein (Derived by automated computational analysis using gene prediction method: Protein Homology.), with protein MIKPVGPPENAGGYSGLVHPPRDRVASMMEKRIVLPSVAIFLVGALAACQPTVKIEAPDKPIEINLNVKIEQEIRVKVDRELDDLLAENPDLF; from the coding sequence ATGATAAAACCAGTAGGGCCTCCCGAAAATGCAGGTGGCTATTCAGGCTTGGTTCATCCACCACGTGACAGGGTTGCCTCCATGATGGAAAAACGCATTGTGTTGCCTTCAGTGGCAATTTTCTTGGTGGGTGCCTTGGCTGCATGTCAGCCAACGGTGAAAATTGAAGCACCGGATAAACCCATTGAGATCAATCTGAACGTGAAGATTGAGCAGGAAATTCGGGTCAAGGTTGACCGGGAATTGGATGACCTGCTTGCTGAAAATCCAGACCTTTTCTAG
- a CDS encoding YdbH domain-containing protein (Derived by automated computational analysis using gene prediction method: Protein Homology.), which translates to MSEKTDKSSKKGRLRWLKQLVVLLLVLCGSLVGTYWWSERVALAEEQIRTALMAAGLEDFDLALLDVGLGGVRVKSFVVGDSSRPLLRVENIRAGYTLSGLLERRLQSIEVGAISLSLKGDETGLDLGPLLPLMGGGGDGAGFQTGPIFVKSFSASLDLPQGSVHVSGSGAVEQVGSSYRIAPTDGCVNVDVGTLRLGGVLLDPFSTQACATSVDGDVYWPPTSGISFRTSAVPLIVRNDLGGPLLQIQLTELRAKASLREKITLQLRTEGADFLLPPQDLSLSNADIEISFDDLVSLAGQWRLTSGGLSDLADVRRFAPLGIVGDGRVAAASTSFDLLVSDAATYSLLASVEGTHSAVSGRGTAQVVAGPLIYSPAGLQPQALLPTLKGLLTNVVGSMSATAHIQWGPGDVRGTADARLDDLGFSTEAARVEGVAGNLAFDDLFPPRTAEGQRLDVGSVDAGMVLTDGAVTFSLDGMGGVIVESASWPFAGGAITLSSGVIEPGASEQSFELAVDKVDLAAFINLLALDGASGTGVISGRIPVTIRDGDPIIAEGVLTASEPGQLSYKGGGSDAVGGGQGALVFQALEDFQYTGLTLSLEGNAQDRLTLKLNLEGANPGLYDGYPFAININTEASFAELLRSATLGTNAIDLIRGKGVTDQ; encoded by the coding sequence GTGAGCGAGAAGACCGACAAAAGCAGCAAAAAGGGACGTCTGCGATGGCTGAAACAGTTGGTTGTTCTCCTGCTCGTGCTCTGCGGGTCTTTAGTGGGGACATATTGGTGGTCAGAGCGTGTTGCTTTGGCCGAAGAGCAAATTCGTACAGCATTGATGGCCGCTGGGCTGGAAGATTTTGACCTTGCTTTGTTGGATGTGGGGCTCGGTGGCGTGAGGGTCAAATCATTCGTCGTGGGGGATAGCTCGCGCCCCCTACTTCGCGTCGAGAATATTCGTGCTGGCTACACCCTTTCGGGTCTTCTTGAACGGCGCCTTCAGTCAATCGAGGTTGGAGCTATTTCTCTTTCGTTGAAGGGGGATGAGACCGGGCTCGATCTTGGGCCACTCCTGCCGCTTATGGGGGGCGGGGGAGACGGCGCCGGTTTTCAAACCGGACCGATTTTTGTGAAGTCTTTTAGCGCTAGTCTCGATCTGCCTCAGGGGTCGGTCCATGTGAGTGGTTCTGGTGCTGTCGAGCAGGTGGGAAGCAGCTATCGGATTGCGCCGACGGATGGGTGCGTGAATGTTGATGTTGGCACACTTCGCCTCGGTGGTGTTCTGCTTGATCCGTTTTCCACTCAGGCCTGCGCCACAAGTGTCGATGGTGACGTTTATTGGCCACCGACGTCCGGCATTTCTTTTCGTACTTCTGCTGTTCCGCTCATTGTGCGCAACGACCTGGGAGGTCCGCTGCTTCAAATTCAGCTTACGGAACTTAGAGCCAAGGCAAGTCTCAGGGAAAAAATCACGCTTCAGTTGCGAACAGAAGGGGCTGACTTTCTACTTCCGCCGCAAGACCTCTCCCTTAGTAATGCGGACATTGAGATCTCTTTCGATGATCTCGTCTCTTTGGCAGGCCAGTGGCGGCTGACTTCTGGAGGGCTAAGTGATTTGGCGGACGTCCGGCGCTTTGCCCCGTTAGGCATTGTGGGTGATGGCAGAGTTGCGGCAGCTTCAACAAGTTTCGATTTGCTGGTTTCCGACGCAGCTACGTACTCGCTCCTGGCCTCGGTTGAAGGAACTCATAGTGCTGTTAGTGGTCGAGGTACGGCGCAAGTCGTCGCTGGCCCGCTCATTTATTCCCCTGCTGGTCTTCAGCCTCAGGCATTGTTGCCGACATTGAAAGGGCTTCTGACCAATGTTGTGGGCAGCATGAGTGCGACGGCGCACATTCAATGGGGGCCGGGTGATGTGCGCGGCACTGCCGATGCGCGCCTTGATGACCTGGGCTTCAGCACAGAAGCCGCACGTGTCGAAGGGGTGGCTGGGAACCTCGCATTTGATGATTTATTTCCACCACGGACGGCTGAAGGCCAACGCTTAGATGTTGGTTCTGTTGATGCCGGTATGGTCCTGACCGATGGGGCGGTGACGTTCAGTCTTGACGGGATGGGGGGTGTCATCGTTGAAAGCGCTTCGTGGCCTTTTGCCGGGGGTGCAATTACTCTTTCTTCCGGCGTGATTGAGCCAGGCGCTTCTGAGCAGTCATTTGAACTTGCCGTAGATAAAGTCGACCTTGCTGCCTTTATCAACCTGCTGGCGCTTGATGGAGCGAGTGGCACCGGGGTTATCAGCGGACGCATTCCCGTTACCATTCGAGACGGAGATCCCATCATCGCGGAGGGTGTTCTAACCGCCAGCGAACCAGGGCAGCTGTCCTATAAAGGCGGCGGGTCGGACGCTGTTGGTGGAGGGCAGGGAGCTCTGGTTTTTCAAGCACTGGAAGACTTCCAGTATACTGGCCTGACATTGTCGCTTGAAGGGAACGCTCAGGACCGCCTCACCTTGAAACTGAACCTCGAGGGCGCAAATCCGGGGCTTTATGACGGGTACCCATTTGCGATCAATATCAATACGGAAGCATCATTTGCGGAGTTGTTGCGGTCTGCTACGCTGGGCACGAACGCGATTGATCTTATTCGGGGCAAAGGAGTCACCGATCAATGA
- a CDS encoding DUF1134 domain-containing protein (Derived by automated computational analysis using gene prediction method: Protein Homology.), with protein sequence MLTALLQRQKKAKTIALSLAGMLTFGSMAAHAENETAPPRETDPKFSEEEVYAAASEFFGGTAEGLAEVVHRIFSENGEPNAYIQGEEGSGAIVIGARYGDGTLVTKAGPTARVFWQGPSAGWDFGGDAAKTFTLVYNLPDTDAIYQRFPGVSGSAFFIGGIGANYQQRGDIILVPMRAGVGLRLGANVGYLNYTRERDWLPF encoded by the coding sequence ATGTTGACAGCTCTTCTTCAGCGTCAGAAAAAGGCCAAAACGATAGCTCTCTCCCTCGCCGGGATGCTCACGTTTGGTTCGATGGCTGCGCATGCAGAAAATGAGACAGCCCCTCCACGAGAGACAGATCCTAAATTCTCAGAAGAAGAAGTCTACGCCGCCGCATCGGAATTTTTCGGAGGCACAGCTGAAGGGCTGGCAGAAGTCGTGCATCGCATCTTCTCTGAAAATGGAGAGCCCAACGCCTATATCCAAGGCGAAGAGGGAAGCGGCGCGATCGTCATCGGCGCGAGATATGGCGACGGCACGCTTGTCACCAAGGCAGGACCAACCGCCAGAGTCTTCTGGCAAGGCCCCTCTGCTGGGTGGGATTTTGGCGGAGATGCCGCCAAAACCTTCACACTCGTCTATAACCTGCCGGACACCGACGCCATCTATCAGCGATTTCCCGGTGTTTCCGGAAGTGCCTTTTTTATCGGCGGCATAGGCGCAAACTATCAGCAGCGCGGGGACATTATCCTTGTTCCCATGAGAGCGGGTGTTGGCCTGCGCCTGGGTGCAAATGTTGGTTATCTGAACTACACGCGAGAACGAGACTGGTTACCGTTCTAG
- a CDS encoding hypothetical protein (Derived by automated computational analysis using gene prediction method: GeneMarkS-2+.), translated as MSESLLFAILGFLVACLLGTVFASFLWRRAVTVTTRKITEDENFAGLDEVASLKTELRAAQNSVASKDREIDEAATKAAELEASIADAKASGEGAAENLKQGLQAAGVALEAAHAERDAAKAALTAKDEEIKAAEEHVTEAQDRVAELENAIRALVKETSLFDAKPQQETPLDAQTLETKTPTSPGPIASDNTNEDGNPSAAESTPSLQKPNPAAATELPAGDEDTVEPSLAISKSLEERIEALKQGEKTSA; from the coding sequence ATGTCCGAGAGTTTACTTTTTGCCATTTTGGGCTTCCTCGTTGCCTGCCTCCTTGGAACCGTGTTCGCGAGCTTTCTGTGGCGCCGAGCGGTCACAGTCACAACACGCAAAATTACTGAAGACGAGAATTTTGCCGGTCTGGATGAAGTAGCAAGCCTCAAAACAGAGCTCCGGGCTGCTCAGAACAGTGTGGCGTCCAAAGATCGGGAAATTGATGAGGCCGCGACAAAAGCGGCAGAACTAGAGGCGTCCATTGCCGACGCCAAAGCATCTGGTGAAGGCGCGGCAGAAAACCTCAAGCAGGGACTTCAGGCTGCCGGCGTCGCTCTCGAGGCAGCTCATGCCGAAAGGGATGCCGCGAAAGCGGCCCTCACAGCAAAAGATGAAGAGATTAAGGCAGCTGAAGAACATGTAACCGAGGCGCAGGATCGAGTAGCAGAACTTGAAAATGCCATTCGCGCACTTGTCAAAGAAACGTCTCTGTTTGACGCTAAGCCCCAGCAAGAGACACCCCTAGATGCGCAAACGCTGGAAACCAAGACACCGACCTCACCTGGCCCCATCGCCAGCGACAACACAAATGAGGACGGGAACCCCTCTGCTGCAGAAAGCACACCTTCTCTTCAGAAACCAAACCCCGCAGCAGCAACAGAGTTGCCAGCAGGCGATGAAGACACCGTTGAGCCGTCACTGGCGATCAGCAAGTCTCTTGAAGAGCGAATAGAAGCTCTCAAGCAGGGCGAAAAGACATCTGCTTAG
- the ccoN gene encoding cytochrome-c oxidase, cbb3-type subunit I (Derived by automated computational analysis using gene prediction method: Protein Homology. GO_function: GO:0004129 - cytochrome-c oxidase activity [Evidence IEA]), translating to MFIAAGTHDGVMAFHATLFILFFVLGIFAIGKRHFDAQENPPEPPARDGIAYHDGPIRVATIASLFWGVAGFLAGLVIALQLAFPVLNFDLAFLNFGRLRPLHTSAVIFAFGGNALIATSLYVVQRTCKTRIAGDLAPWFIVWGYQLFIVLAATGYLLGVTQGKEYAEPEWYVDLWLTIVWVTYLLVFLFTLAKRKEPHIYVANWFYLAFIVTIAMLHLVNNAAVPVSLTSPKSYIIWSGVQDALIQWWYGHNAVGFFLTAGFLGMMYYFVPKRAERPVYSYRLSIVHFWALIFLYIWAGPHHLHYTALPDWAQTLGMTFSIMLWMPSWGGMINGLMTLSGAWDKLRTDPVIRMLVVSIAFYGMSTFEGPVMSIKAVNSLSHYTDWTIGHVHSGALGWVGFVTFGAIYCLVPWLWNRKQLYSLALVNWHFWIATLGIVLYITAMWVSGILQGLMWRAYDSLGFLEYSFVETVEAMHPFYVIRAMGGGLFLIGALIMAYNIYMTIQGRVREGETMEPAPAGDGQLAAVGAK from the coding sequence ATGTTCATTGCTGCGGGGACACATGACGGCGTCATGGCGTTTCACGCGACCCTTTTTATTCTGTTTTTTGTGCTCGGCATCTTTGCCATCGGCAAGCGCCATTTTGATGCACAGGAAAATCCACCTGAGCCACCAGCTCGCGACGGCATCGCCTACCATGATGGCCCAATAAGGGTAGCGACCATTGCCTCACTCTTCTGGGGTGTTGCAGGCTTCCTAGCGGGACTGGTGATCGCGTTGCAACTGGCCTTCCCGGTTCTCAACTTTGATCTGGCCTTCCTCAATTTCGGACGTCTGCGTCCACTTCATACATCCGCTGTGATCTTTGCATTCGGGGGCAATGCGCTCATCGCAACGTCGCTCTATGTCGTTCAGAGGACATGTAAAACCCGGATCGCCGGGGATCTGGCGCCATGGTTCATCGTTTGGGGCTATCAGCTCTTCATCGTGCTGGCCGCCACCGGCTATCTGCTCGGCGTCACCCAGGGCAAGGAATATGCAGAACCTGAATGGTATGTGGACCTCTGGCTCACCATTGTCTGGGTAACCTACCTCCTGGTTTTTCTCTTCACTCTCGCAAAAAGAAAAGAACCCCACATCTATGTGGCCAACTGGTTCTATCTTGCCTTCATCGTCACCATTGCCATGTTGCACCTGGTGAACAATGCTGCGGTACCTGTCTCGCTGACATCGCCCAAGTCCTACATCATCTGGTCTGGCGTCCAAGACGCACTGATCCAGTGGTGGTACGGACATAACGCGGTTGGCTTCTTCCTTACCGCAGGCTTCCTCGGCATGATGTACTACTTCGTGCCAAAGCGGGCGGAACGGCCAGTCTATTCCTACAGACTTTCCATCGTTCACTTTTGGGCCCTCATCTTCCTCTACATCTGGGCGGGTCCTCACCATCTGCACTACACAGCTCTGCCTGATTGGGCGCAGACACTGGGCATGACCTTCTCAATCATGCTGTGGATGCCCTCCTGGGGCGGCATGATCAACGGTCTGATGACCCTCTCAGGTGCCTGGGACAAGCTCAGAACCGATCCGGTCATCCGCATGTTGGTGGTCTCCATCGCCTTCTATGGCATGTCCACCTTCGAAGGGCCTGTCATGTCCATCAAGGCTGTGAATTCTCTCAGCCACTACACCGACTGGACCATCGGCCACGTGCACTCAGGTGCCTTGGGTTGGGTTGGCTTCGTAACCTTCGGCGCCATCTACTGTCTGGTGCCTTGGTTGTGGAACCGCAAGCAGCTCTACTCTCTTGCGCTCGTCAACTGGCACTTCTGGATCGCCACGCTTGGCATCGTTCTCTACATCACAGCCATGTGGGTGTCCGGCATCCTCCAGGGTCTGATGTGGCGGGCATATGACAGCCTTGGTTTCCTCGAGTATTCCTTCGTGGAGACGGTGGAAGCCATGCACCCATTCTACGTAATCCGTGCAATGGGCGGTGGCCTCTTCCTGATCGGGGCGCTCATCATGGCCTACAACATTTACATGACCATTCAAGGTCGTGTGCGTGAAGGCGAAACCATGGAACCTGCACCAGCCGGTGACGGACAACTAGCCGCCGTCGGCGCGAAATAA
- the ccoO gene encoding cytochrome-c oxidase, cbb3-type subunit II (Derived by automated computational analysis using gene prediction method: Protein Homology. GO_function: GO:0004129 - cytochrome-c oxidase activity [Evidence IEA]), which translates to MSRFSHATIEKNSILLLVLTLIAVAIGGLVEIVPTFLIKTTVEDVEGVRPYTPLELAGRDIYVREGCYACHSQMIRSLRSEVERYGHYSLAAESKYDHPFQWGSKRTGPDLARVGGKYSDEWHRVHMADPRAVVPESVMPGYPFLAETPLATHDMRNSLKVLALLGTPYSEEMVTETLNDLYVQQNPDEDYDPMVERYPGAVVSNFDGNPEVVTELDAIIAYMQMLGTLVDFSTVERSTLVQ; encoded by the coding sequence ATGTCTAGATTTTCACATGCCACTATCGAGAAAAACTCGATCCTCCTTCTCGTCCTGACCCTGATCGCTGTTGCGATCGGTGGTCTGGTCGAGATTGTGCCCACCTTCCTCATCAAGACCACGGTCGAAGATGTGGAAGGGGTGCGCCCCTACACCCCGCTGGAGCTGGCGGGACGGGACATCTATGTCCGTGAAGGCTGCTACGCCTGTCACAGTCAGATGATCCGGTCTCTTCGCTCCGAAGTGGAACGCTATGGGCACTACTCACTTGCCGCTGAAAGCAAATATGACCACCCGTTCCAATGGGGGTCGAAAAGAACCGGTCCCGACCTTGCCCGTGTTGGCGGTAAATATTCTGACGAATGGCACCGGGTTCACATGGCAGATCCTCGCGCAGTTGTGCCGGAATCGGTCATGCCTGGATATCCATTCCTCGCAGAAACACCACTGGCAACCCACGACATGCGAAACAGCCTGAAAGTATTGGCTCTGTTGGGCACGCCTTATTCTGAGGAGATGGTGACCGAAACGCTCAACGACCTCTACGTCCAGCAAAATCCGGACGAAGACTATGATCCGATGGTTGAACGCTATCCCGGCGCAGTTGTCTCCAACTTCGACGGCAATCCAGAAGTCGTAACAGAGCTGGATGCCATCATCGCATACATGCAGATGCTGGGCACGTTGGTGGATTTCTCCACCGTCGAACGCTCAACACTGGTGCAATAG
- a CDS encoding cbb3-type cytochrome c oxidase subunit 3 (Derived by automated computational analysis using gene prediction method: Protein Homology.), translated as MDYETFSIFAGTWGLVLLVIMFTAAMAYALWPSNKEMFEHAAHLPLDAENPSDKGEPRS; from the coding sequence ATGGATTATGAAACCTTTTCGATCTTCGCTGGCACCTGGGGGCTCGTTCTCTTGGTGATCATGTTCACTGCCGCAATGGCCTACGCGCTTTGGCCCTCCAATAAGGAGATGTTTGAGCACGCCGCCCACTTGCCGCTTGATGCAGAAAATCCTTCTGACAAAGGAGAACCCCGGTCATGA
- the ccoP gene encoding cytochrome-c oxidase, cbb3-type subunit III (Derived by automated computational analysis using gene prediction method: Protein Homology. GO_function: GO:0004129 - cytochrome-c oxidase activity [Evidence IEA]), translated as MTDTKHTDDVTGVDTTGHQWDDIRELNNPLPKWWVYSFYACIVWSVVYWIVMPAWPIFMNGAWTYTGGVIGYDQRVVVENDIAEVTAGRQVFLDQISAQDLPTIQQNAELMEVALAGGRAAFGDNCAPCHGSGAQGSTGFPNLNDDDWIWGGSLEDIHVTLKHGIRWEADDDTRFNEMPRYLTDEILTSDQVNDVTDYVLTLSGTGEVTEASTRGSEVFARECTACHMDGGIGNRELGAPNLADAIWLYGGDRASVYESVANARSGQMPAWGDRLDPVTVKQLALYVHALGGGE; from the coding sequence ATGACCGATACAAAGCACACAGATGACGTGACCGGCGTCGACACGACCGGTCACCAATGGGATGACATTCGCGAGTTGAACAATCCGCTGCCAAAATGGTGGGTCTACAGCTTCTATGCCTGCATTGTCTGGTCCGTTGTTTATTGGATCGTCATGCCAGCCTGGCCGATCTTCATGAACGGCGCCTGGACCTACACCGGTGGTGTCATCGGCTACGACCAGCGGGTCGTGGTGGAAAATGACATCGCCGAGGTCACAGCAGGCCGACAGGTCTTTTTGGACCAGATCAGCGCGCAAGATCTCCCAACCATCCAGCAAAACGCAGAGCTGATGGAAGTGGCGTTAGCCGGTGGCCGCGCGGCCTTCGGTGACAATTGCGCACCCTGCCATGGGTCGGGTGCTCAAGGGTCAACCGGCTTCCCCAATCTGAATGACGATGATTGGATTTGGGGCGGCTCGCTGGAAGACATTCATGTCACCCTGAAACACGGCATCCGTTGGGAAGCAGATGATGATACGCGGTTCAATGAAATGCCCCGCTATCTGACAGATGAAATCCTGACTAGCGATCAGGTGAATGATGTCACGGACTATGTCCTCACCCTGTCAGGCACAGGGGAAGTGACAGAGGCCTCCACGCGAGGTTCAGAGGTCTTCGCAAGAGAGTGCACCGCCTGTCACATGGACGGCGGCATCGGAAACCGGGAACTTGGCGCACCAAATCTCGCGGACGCCATCTGGCTGTACGGTGGTGACCGGGCATCTGTCTATGAGAGCGTCGCCAATGCGCGCTCGGGGCAAATGCCTGCATGGGGCGACCGACTGGACCCGGTCACTGTGAAACAGCTCGCCCTCTACGTCCACGCGCTAGGCGGCGGCGAATAA